In one Oryza glaberrima chromosome 2, OglaRS2, whole genome shotgun sequence genomic region, the following are encoded:
- the LOC127762074 gene encoding uncharacterized protein LOC127762074 — MRPPPSCLHLLRVVPAQVGDSDRAARLAVLLSRKASDGIDNDQIMSCTGCQQQRPDRPKLLPPRSLTDEVTATCLDLLLRAVPAQVNNSDPSLAWLMTPSAAASRRIGVSGAAAVGERG; from the coding sequence ATGAGGCCACCGCCATCTtgtctccacctcctccgcgtcgTCCCCGCCCAAGTCGGTGACTCTgaccgcgccgcgcgcctcgccgtcctcctATCTAGGAAGGCCAGCGACGGGATCGACAACGACCAGATAATGAGCTGCACTGGATGCCAACAACAGCGACCAGATCGACCCAAGCTCCTTCCGCCTCGCTCTCTCACTGACGAGGTCACCGCCACATGTCTCGACCTCCTCCTTCGTGCCGTCCCTGCCCAAGTCAACAACTCTGACCCCTCATTGGCGTGGCTGATGACGCCCAGTGCTGCTGCTTCAAGACGCATTGGCGTCAGCGGTGCGGCGGCTGTGGGAGAACGAGGTTGA
- the LOC127761142 gene encoding prefoldin subunit 6 produces MAAAAASSSTPAAVREMQRDLESQANALSKIQKDISKNHQVRKQYTIQVGENELVLKELELVNDEANVYKLIGPVLVKQDLAEAKANVKKRIEYISAELKRMDRALKDLEEKQNSKKESIFKLQQKMQAVQAKA; encoded by the exons atggcggcggctgcggcgtcgtcgtccaccCCGGCAGCCGTCCGCGAGATGCAGCGCGACCTCGAGTCCCAGGCCAACGCCCTCAGCAAGATCCAGAAAG ACATCTCCAAGAACCACCAGGTCCGCAAGCAGTACACCATCCAGGTCGGCGAGAACGAGCTCGTCCTCAAG GAGCTGGAGCTGGTGAATGACGAGGCGAACGTGTACAAGCTGATCGGGCCGGTGCTGGTCAAGCAGGATCTCGCGGAGGCGAAGGCCAACGTCAAGAAGCGCATCGAGTACATCTCCGCTGAGCT GAAGCGGATGGATCGAGCGCTCAAGGACTTGGAGGAAAAGCAGAACAGCAAGAAGGAATCG ATCTTCAAGTTGCAACAGAAGATGCAGGCTGTACAGGCAAAGGCATAG